Proteins from a genomic interval of Procambarus clarkii isolate CNS0578487 chromosome 45, FALCON_Pclarkii_2.0, whole genome shotgun sequence:
- the Tmem131 gene encoding transmembrane protein 131 isoform X5 produces the protein MGTLLWKLYVIFSLLEIVNNLVGNADGQSHAFIQVDNELKYLVDGVAIHMNEIIKTAETEIRYGDIIDDKGVPSKNYIVFDPPHLDFKEHPTGMPLMRKVVVQNSSPENSVQLHSLSGNTLHFHCTFFQDKVVLPGGNTSFDVVFLGREEGLIENTIFIHTSIGTYKYGVRAVGTGNPYRLRPLVGVRMPLNSSYSPLIQLHNPHPHSLQITEMYSTGGDLHLELLSGTQEGQKNVWNIPPYHTRALMRANFVARRENNHTAYVRIVTSETDSDYLVVPVEVEVSGQPGLFCPHDGLHFGLRTPHDPPSSLPLHLLNSAHKHIHIQNVITTPVNDAITIDFKPMKIPPGTVRPTQVATVTFDPSKVTSGKKISGKILIKSKVSAYKLSVPYTVDLLQGALLYNTSITKFYTGADVGSSEVQAGVSFGTVAGVVAAASGGGGTSNPSSEPRNLTLTNTFPCPVVIYNLTLPDEAKKHFKIGWDGPVVVQEGQSVHVATLQLLSVGTDARLSTAITVHTNITTIKIPLRAYNGKLTRYIPPVGGDSWLDFGTLGMGDQRDIYFYVINENPVELRLRGWGSNLTRSAVELMGVEEGNVTSIKNRNNMTYASKSLFLKPNYYAAFRIGVLTPDTEGIFVAESFVQTQFEQIKIPFRLRTADGSLSVVPNTLIFNNAFPGKISHQNLHILSTFGHPMTVKEVKPLPADTRFSYEPSHSAPATLQPGHKSHIGRLVFDPKVDCGTECYTGFPLTGKAGQQWVNTLSLTSHVADTDTSLYSTLRSRYLNLSAAIFNTSIVLHTSEVHGFHFTAQAALKWPVLCSPQHLTFPLTQVLNTSIHDVFVENPASVPVVAQILLLHHYPATQQLLSIIHHQLPNGHTLLNEEGGGGGNPNDVFTLLDADSMGCGGTRGGGTMPPPVPEITSGLAQHRRTLEEQFKTRVAKDSIAIILEPGVKVKVRLSFTPPDEKIHSTVLLVRNNLTVIDAMLVQGRGGRGFLKFGNRKPGSAMPLAFNIGAKHLKDCDNGRSSKYYQPNFTVKRSFMARNTGELPVQVWGFNINDLPCEGYGFKVLNCEGFQLAPNGSHKVDIAFTPDFTLSKIQQRLVIHTSLGLIGGLDEGMVWVTKDEPGRVEYSLVATVPTHLLAECGAAVPRPTWEPLLYYAILPLMVAMLIGAVILSALEADHILKTTIIAMTTSLPANGHTPGFDKSKVFDLRTLSHADSKNMMSVKNGFANGHTHMESIKSNSPLNSNISSKKMSVVSPLGDIMTNGRKPCSGSSSKKVSNNQITNSSTKSKYLKQSDSKSCQSVGDTFSGISDNSATTVQSKSSKCKGNNSKGNNRNVESMSWTRFFQRAVGKKEESNTETSDSSVGKKSSNASNREDSSIQKQSVGTETDLHIVETYPKLRRRMKQSNEEETSSTTTESSNTDDLSISERDTPSSKSSDMTSSSGKVPKRRAGKTKSSTSKSLNGQGSPTSPNQNEDNSGFEISTKYKGLKRCKDPAGRNFGCDIFQPNTLELPYTLKPIRNRESDRDKDNQKSTRTNVIRSAESSESVGSGRSSPTPNWEEARQPSEDNLSDLQTSNFAATHLKPPSQPQPLAPRESSYSAILLGTDKQKAKVMPFAKVPPEIKRVEKPLGVIGQKVSNASNSSNNSNNLGTLHGVSTPATSVASMSSSPFFTVSENNYSHRLKEDPYARNVYSGYVDNGCVAASQAGNSIHSWDPKTLSAPTLRPPPGLAQSQETAHRHGSLSGDEERPRYCPSQVGGSLWPDGSGYHHDGIVLNSGNTSAPSLWDSLSNIWSPPFSSSSQGSSPQSSPASPWGTTLTQAPSSGVNDASGAVSKGLGFDPFCSVSNIWSAPANHPGDLWPPPSSKKDA, from the exons ATATGGGGACATCATTGACGATAAAGGCGTCCCTTCAAAAAATTATATTGTTTTCGATCCTCCACATTTAGATTTTAAAGAACA TCCAACAGGGATGCCCCTCATGAGGAAAGTTGTTGTGCAGAACAGCAGCCCAGAAAACAGTGTGCAGCTCCACTCGTTATCGGGGAACACACTTCACTTCCACTGTACATTTTTCCAAGATAAG gtagtgttgccgggagGAAACACCTCATTCGACGTGGTGTTTTTGGGAAGGGAGGAAGGCCTCATAGAAAACACTATCTTCATTCACACTTCCATAGGCACATACAAATATGGG GTTCGAGCAGTGGGAACAGGGAACCCCTACAGACTGAGGCCGCTGGTAGGGGTTCGCATGCCTCTCAACTCTTCATACTCCCCTTTAATACAGTTGCACAATCCACATCCGCATTCCTTACAG ATCACAGAGATGTACAGCACGGGAGGAGACCTCCATTTGGAGTTGTTGTCTGGTACAcaggaaggccaaaagaatgtctGGAATATCCCGCCTTATCACACACGGGCACTGATGAGAGCTAATTTTGTTGCCCGTAGAGAGAACAATCATACTGCGTATGTCAG AATTGTGACGAGTGAAACAGACAGTGACTACTTAGTTGTGCCAGTGGAGGTGGAGGTCTCTGGTCAACCGGGGCTCTTTTGTCCGCACGACGGCCTCCACTTCGGTCTCCGTACCCCTCACGACCCTCCCTCATCCCTTCCCTTGCATCTACTTAATTCTGCTCACAAGCATATACACATTCAA AATGTGATAACTACTCCGGTAAATGATGCAATAACGATTGACTTTAAGCCAATGAAGATACCCCCTGGGACAGTGAGACCCACACAAGTAGCGACAGTAACCTTTGATC CTTCAAAAGTGACGAGTGGTAAGAAAATCTCCGGGAAGATCCTGATTAAGAGTAAAGTATCGGCTTATAAGCTGAGTGTACCATACACAGTAGACTTACTCCAAGGAGCTCTGCTATATAATACATCAATAACAAAATTTTACACAGGAGCAG ATGTTGGCTCTTCGGAAGTGCAAGCGGGAGTATCTTTTGGAACAGTAGCGGGTGTCGTTGCTGCAGCTAGCGGGGGAGGTGGTACCAGCAACCCCAGCAGCGAGCCCCGCAAcctcaccctcaccaacacctttccttgtCCTGTTGTCATATATAATTTAACACTTCCTGACGAAGCCAAGAAACATTTTAAG ATTGGCTGGGATGGTCCGGTAGTGGTGCAGGAGGGACAAAGTGTCCATGTGGCGACGCTGCAGCTTCTCAGTGTTGGCACAGATGCTCGGCTCTCCACTGCTATCACTGTGCACACTAATATTACCACCATCAAAATTCCATTAAGAGCATATAATGGGAAACTCACAAGG TACATTCCTCCAGTTGGTGGTGACTCATGGTTAGACTTCGGGACGTTAGGCATGGGTGATCAGCGTGATATTTACTTTTATGTTATTAATGAGAATCCTGTAGAGCTTCGGTTGCGGGGCTGGGGGTCAAACTTAACACGGAGTGCGGTGGAGCTCATGGGAGTTGAAGAAGGCAACGTGACTAGTATAAAAAACCGCAACAACATGACTTACGCCTCAAAAAGT TTATTTTTGAAGCCTAACTATTATGCGGCATTCAGAATTGGAGTCCTTACCCCTGACACAGAAGGTATATTTGTAGCGGAGTCTTTCGTCCAGAcacaatttgagcaaatcaagatTCCCTTTCGATTACGTACAGCTGATGGTTCACTAAGTGTGGTGCCAAACACGCTAATATTTAATAATGCTTTTCCT GGAAAAATATCTCATCAAAATTTACATATCCTATCCACATTCGGCCATCCAATGACGGTAAAAGAAGTTAAGCCCCTACCAGCGGACACGAGGTTTTCGTACGAACCTAGTCACAGTGCTCCAGCAACCCTCCAACCAGGCCATAAAAGTCACATTGGAAGGCTGGTGTTTGATCCCAAAGTTGACTGTGGTACCGAGTGCTACACCGGCTTTCCACTGACTGGCAAAG CTGGCCAACAATGGGTCAACACACTATCCCTGACGTCACATGTAGCAGACACTGACACTAGCCTTTATTCAACGTTACGTAGTCGATATCTCAATCTCTCGGCTGCAATCTTCAATACTTCAATAGTGCTCCATACATCGGAGGTTCATGGCTTCCACTTCACTGCACAG GCTGCATTGAAGTGGCCTGTTTTGTGTTCACCTCAACACTTGACATTCCCCTTAACTCAAGTGTTGAACACAAGCATacacgacgtgtttgtggagaaCCCAGCCAGTGTGCCGGTGGTGGCCCAGATACTGCTGCTGCATCACTATCCGGCAACGCAGCAGCTCCTCTCCATCATACATCATCA ATTGCCCAATGGCCACACACTACTGAACGAGGAAGGAGGCGGAGGAGGCAATCCAAATGATGTATTCACCCTATTAGATGCTGATAGCATGGGTTGTGGAGGCACAAGAGGGGGGGGAACTATGCCACCACCTGTGCCAGAGATAACAAGCGGTCTGGCTCAGCATCGGAGAACGTTGGAGGAACAGTTTAAGACCAGAGTTGCAAAAGACAGTATTGCTATAATTCTCGAACCTGGAGTGAAG GTTAAAGTTCGGCTTTCCTTTACACCGCCTGATGAAAAGATACATTCGACGGTATTACTGGTACGGAATAACCTGACAGTAATAGATGCCATGCTGGTGCAGGGTCGAGGAGGGAGAGGATTTTTAAAATTTGGCAATCGCAAGCCCGGATCAGCTATGCCTCTTGCCTTCAACATTGGGGCCAAACACTTAAAAGACTGTGATA ATGGCAGAAGCTCGAAATATTATCAACCCAACTTTACAGTGAAGCGTTCATTTATGGCGCGCAACACTGGGGAGCTTCCAGTACAGGTGTGGGGCTTCAACATCAATGATTTACCATGTGAAGGGTATGGGTTCAAGGTTCTTAACTGTGAGGGGTTTCAACTTGCCCCAAATGGAAGTCACAAAGTTGATATAGCATTCACTCCAGACTTCACGCTCTCCAAAATACAACAACGGCTAGTCATTCACACCAGTTTAGGGTTGATAGGAGGACTGGATGAAGGCATGGTTTGGGTTACTAAAGATGAACCAGGTAGAGTTGAATACTCTCTAGTTGCAACAGTACCCACACACCTGTTGGCAGAATGTGGAGCTGCAGTGCCAAGACCAACGTGGGAACCACTTCTTTATTATGCCATATTACccctaatggtggccatgttaatTGGGGCAGTTATTCTCTCCGCCCTAGAAGCTGACCATATTCTTAAGACGACAATAATAGCTATGACCACCTCTTTGCCTGCTAATGGGCACACACCAGGCTTTGACAAAAGTAAAGTGTTTGATCTAAGAACCCTTAGCCATGCAGATTCTAAAAACATGATGTCCGTTAAAAATGGCTTTGCCAATGGCCACACACACATGGAAAGCATTAAAAGTAATAGTCCACTTAATTCAAATATAAGCAGCAAGAAAATGTCAGTGGTGTCACCCCTTGGTGATATAATGACAAATGGTCGCAAGCCATGCTCAGGATCTAGTAGTAAAAAAGTAAGCAACAATCAGATCACAAATTCTAGTACAAAATCAAAGTATCTAAAACAGTCTGATTCTAAGTCATGTCAGTCTGTTGGAGATACTTTCTCTGGTATCTCTGATAATTCTGCCACAACAGTTCAAAGTAAAAGTAGTAAATGTAAAGGAAATAATTCCAAAGGAAATAATAGAAATGTCGAGTCTATGTCTTGGACAAGATTTTTTCAGAGAGCCGTGGGCAAGAAAGAAGAAAGCAACACAGAAACTAGTGATTCTTCAGTTGGCAAAAAATCTTCGAATGCTTCTAATAGAGAAGATTCTTCAATACAAAAGCAGTCTGTAGGAACAGAAACTGATTTACACATTGTTGAAACATATCCCAAGTTAAGACGGCGCATGAAGCAAAGCAATGAGGAAGAAACGTCTTCGACGACAACGGAAAGTTCGAATACAGACGACTTGTCCATTAGTGAACGG GACACTCCATCAAGCAAATCATCAGACATGACCTCATCGAGTGGGAAGGTGCCCAAAAGAAGGGCAGGTAAGACTAAAAGCTCAACTAGTAAAAGTCTTAATGGCCAAGGCTCACCCACATCTCCAAACCAAAATGAAGATAATTCTGGTTTTGAAATTAGCACCAAATATAAGGGGCTGAAGAGATGTAAAGATCCAGCTGGACGTAATTTTGGCTGCGATATTTTTCAACCCAATACTCTTGAGCTGCCATACACGCTCAAACCAATTCGCAATAGAGAATCTGATCGAGACAAAGACAATCAAAAATCAACTAGAACAAATGTTATTAGA AGTGCTGAATCCAGCGAGAGTGTGGGTAGTGGGAGGTCGTCTCCAACACCTAACTGGGAAGAAGCACGACAACCCTCAGAGGATAACTTGTCAGACTTGCAGACTTCAAACTTTGCAGCCACACATCTAAAACCTCCATCTCAACCACAGCCATTGGCACCTAGAGAATCCTCGTACTCGGCTATACTGTTAGGCACGGATAAACAG AAAGCTAAAGTAATGCCATTTGCCAAGGTTCCACCAGAGATCAAGAGAGTCGAAAAGCCTTTAGGGGTAATTGGCCAGAAAGTGAGCAATgctagtaacagcagcaacaacagcaataacTTGGGTACTTTACATGGGGTGTCCACTCCTGCAACAAGTGTGGCCTCCATGTCCTCTTCTCCGTTTTTCACCGTGTCCGAAAATAATTATTCTCACCGACTGAAGGAAGATCCTTATGCAAGAAATGTGTATAGTGGCTATGTGGATAATGGATGTGTGGCTGCTAGTCAAGCCGGTAACAGTATTCACTCGTGGGATCCTAAGACATTGAGTGCTCCAACCTTGAGACCACCACCTGGGTTAGCTCAGTCACAAGAGACTGCTCATCGACATGGCTCACTTTCAG GAGACGAGGAAAGACCACGTTACTGCCCTTCTCAAGTTGGAGGTTCACTCTGGCCTGATGGAAGTGGTTATCATCATGATGGAATAGTTCTCAACTCTGGCAACACATCGGCACCAAGCTTGTGGGACTCGCTGTCAAACATTTGGTCACCCCCATTCTCATCCTCAAGTCAAGGATCGTCTCCACAGTCTTCACCAGCATCACCGTGGGGAACAACTCTCACTCAGGCACCATCATCTGGAGTAAATGATGCTAGTGGGGCTGTATCAAAAGGTCTTGGCTTTGATCCCTTCTGTTCTGTGAGCAACATTTGGTCTGCACCTGCTAACCATCCTGGAGACTTGTGGCCACCACCTAGTTCCAAGAAGGATGCTTAG
- the Tmem131 gene encoding transmembrane protein 131 isoform X6, protein MNEIIKTAETEIRYGDIIDDKGVPSKNYIVFDPPHLDFKEHPTGMPLMRKVVVQNSSPENSVQLHSLSGNTLHFHCTFFQDKVVLPGGNTSFDVVFLGREEGLIENTIFIHTSIGTYKYGVRAVGTGNPYRLRPLVGVRMPLNSSYSPLIQLHNPHPHSLQITEMYSTGGDLHLELLSGTQEGQKNVWNIPPYHTRALMRANFVARRENNHTAYVRIVTSETDSDYLVVPVEVEVSGQPGLFCPHDGLHFGLRTPHDPPSSLPLHLLNSAHKHIHIQNVITTPVNDAITIDFKPMKIPPGTVRPTQVATVTFDPSKVTSGKKISGKILIKSKVSAYKLSVPYTVDLLQGALLYNTSITKFYTGADVGSSEVQAGVSFGTVAGVVAAASGGGGTSNPSSEPRNLTLTNTFPCPVVIYNLTLPDEAKKHFKIGWDGPVVVQEGQSVHVATLQLLSVGTDARLSTAITVHTNITTIKIPLRAYNGKLTRYIPPVGGDSWLDFGTLGMGDQRDIYFYVINENPVELRLRGWGSNLTRSAVELMGVEEGNVTSIKNRNNMTYASKSLFLKPNYYAAFRIGVLTPDTEGIFVAESFVQTQFEQIKIPFRLRTADGSLSVVPNTLIFNNAFPGKISHQNLHILSTFGHPMTVKEVKPLPADTRFSYEPSHSAPATLQPGHKSHIGRLVFDPKVDCGTECYTGFPLTGKAGQQWVNTLSLTSHVADTDTSLYSTLRSRYLNLSAAIFNTSIVLHTSEVHGFHFTAQAALKWPVLCSPQHLTFPLTQVLNTSIHDVFVENPASVPVVAQILLLHHYPATQQLLSIIHHQLPNGHTLLNEEGGGGGNPNDVFTLLDADSMGCGGTRGGGTMPPPVPEITSGLAQHRRTLEEQFKTRVAKDSIAIILEPGVKVKVRLSFTPPDEKIHSTVLLVRNNLTVIDAMLVQGRGGRGFLKFGNRKPGSAMPLAFNIGAKHLKDCDNGRSSKYYQPNFTVKRSFMARNTGELPVQVWGFNINDLPCEGYGFKVLNCEGFQLAPNGSHKVDIAFTPDFTLSKIQQRLVIHTSLGLIGGLDEGMVWVTKDEPGRVEYSLVATVPTHLLAECGAAVPRPTWEPLLYYAILPLMVAMLIGAVILSALEADHILKTTIIAMTTSLPANGHTPGFDKSKVFDLRTLSHADSKNMMSVKNGFANGHTHMESIKSNSPLNSNISSKKMSVVSPLGDIMTNGRKPCSGSSSKKVSNNQITNSSTKSKYLKQSDSKSCQSVGDTFSGISDNSATTVQSKSSKCKGNNSKGNNRNVESMSWTRFFQRAVGKKEESNTETSDSSVGKKSSNASNREDSSIQKQSVGTETDLHIVETYPKLRRRMKQSNEEETSSTTTESSNTDDLSISERDTPSSKSSDMTSSSGKVPKRRAGKTKSSTSKSLNGQGSPTSPNQNEDNSGFEISTKYKGLKRCKDPAGRNFGCDIFQPNTLELPYTLKPIRNRESDRDKDNQKSTRTNVIRSAESSESVGSGRSSPTPNWEEARQPSEDNLSDLQTSNFAATHLKPPSQPQPLAPRESSYSAILLGTDKQKAKVMPFAKVPPEIKRVEKPLGVIGQKVSNASNSSNNSNNLGTLHGVSTPATSVASMSSSPFFTVSENNYSHRLKEDPYARNVYSGYVDNGCVAASQAGNSIHSWDPKTLSAPTLRPPPGLAQSQETAHRHGSLSGDEERPRYCPSQVGGSLWPDGSGYHHDGIVLNSGNTSAPSLWDSLSNIWSPPFSSSSQGSSPQSSPASPWGTTLTQAPSSGVNDASGAVSKGLGFDPFCSVSNIWSAPANHPGDLWPPPSSKKDA, encoded by the exons ATATGGGGACATCATTGACGATAAAGGCGTCCCTTCAAAAAATTATATTGTTTTCGATCCTCCACATTTAGATTTTAAAGAACA TCCAACAGGGATGCCCCTCATGAGGAAAGTTGTTGTGCAGAACAGCAGCCCAGAAAACAGTGTGCAGCTCCACTCGTTATCGGGGAACACACTTCACTTCCACTGTACATTTTTCCAAGATAAG gtagtgttgccgggagGAAACACCTCATTCGACGTGGTGTTTTTGGGAAGGGAGGAAGGCCTCATAGAAAACACTATCTTCATTCACACTTCCATAGGCACATACAAATATGGG GTTCGAGCAGTGGGAACAGGGAACCCCTACAGACTGAGGCCGCTGGTAGGGGTTCGCATGCCTCTCAACTCTTCATACTCCCCTTTAATACAGTTGCACAATCCACATCCGCATTCCTTACAG ATCACAGAGATGTACAGCACGGGAGGAGACCTCCATTTGGAGTTGTTGTCTGGTACAcaggaaggccaaaagaatgtctGGAATATCCCGCCTTATCACACACGGGCACTGATGAGAGCTAATTTTGTTGCCCGTAGAGAGAACAATCATACTGCGTATGTCAG AATTGTGACGAGTGAAACAGACAGTGACTACTTAGTTGTGCCAGTGGAGGTGGAGGTCTCTGGTCAACCGGGGCTCTTTTGTCCGCACGACGGCCTCCACTTCGGTCTCCGTACCCCTCACGACCCTCCCTCATCCCTTCCCTTGCATCTACTTAATTCTGCTCACAAGCATATACACATTCAA AATGTGATAACTACTCCGGTAAATGATGCAATAACGATTGACTTTAAGCCAATGAAGATACCCCCTGGGACAGTGAGACCCACACAAGTAGCGACAGTAACCTTTGATC CTTCAAAAGTGACGAGTGGTAAGAAAATCTCCGGGAAGATCCTGATTAAGAGTAAAGTATCGGCTTATAAGCTGAGTGTACCATACACAGTAGACTTACTCCAAGGAGCTCTGCTATATAATACATCAATAACAAAATTTTACACAGGAGCAG ATGTTGGCTCTTCGGAAGTGCAAGCGGGAGTATCTTTTGGAACAGTAGCGGGTGTCGTTGCTGCAGCTAGCGGGGGAGGTGGTACCAGCAACCCCAGCAGCGAGCCCCGCAAcctcaccctcaccaacacctttccttgtCCTGTTGTCATATATAATTTAACACTTCCTGACGAAGCCAAGAAACATTTTAAG ATTGGCTGGGATGGTCCGGTAGTGGTGCAGGAGGGACAAAGTGTCCATGTGGCGACGCTGCAGCTTCTCAGTGTTGGCACAGATGCTCGGCTCTCCACTGCTATCACTGTGCACACTAATATTACCACCATCAAAATTCCATTAAGAGCATATAATGGGAAACTCACAAGG TACATTCCTCCAGTTGGTGGTGACTCATGGTTAGACTTCGGGACGTTAGGCATGGGTGATCAGCGTGATATTTACTTTTATGTTATTAATGAGAATCCTGTAGAGCTTCGGTTGCGGGGCTGGGGGTCAAACTTAACACGGAGTGCGGTGGAGCTCATGGGAGTTGAAGAAGGCAACGTGACTAGTATAAAAAACCGCAACAACATGACTTACGCCTCAAAAAGT TTATTTTTGAAGCCTAACTATTATGCGGCATTCAGAATTGGAGTCCTTACCCCTGACACAGAAGGTATATTTGTAGCGGAGTCTTTCGTCCAGAcacaatttgagcaaatcaagatTCCCTTTCGATTACGTACAGCTGATGGTTCACTAAGTGTGGTGCCAAACACGCTAATATTTAATAATGCTTTTCCT GGAAAAATATCTCATCAAAATTTACATATCCTATCCACATTCGGCCATCCAATGACGGTAAAAGAAGTTAAGCCCCTACCAGCGGACACGAGGTTTTCGTACGAACCTAGTCACAGTGCTCCAGCAACCCTCCAACCAGGCCATAAAAGTCACATTGGAAGGCTGGTGTTTGATCCCAAAGTTGACTGTGGTACCGAGTGCTACACCGGCTTTCCACTGACTGGCAAAG CTGGCCAACAATGGGTCAACACACTATCCCTGACGTCACATGTAGCAGACACTGACACTAGCCTTTATTCAACGTTACGTAGTCGATATCTCAATCTCTCGGCTGCAATCTTCAATACTTCAATAGTGCTCCATACATCGGAGGTTCATGGCTTCCACTTCACTGCACAG GCTGCATTGAAGTGGCCTGTTTTGTGTTCACCTCAACACTTGACATTCCCCTTAACTCAAGTGTTGAACACAAGCATacacgacgtgtttgtggagaaCCCAGCCAGTGTGCCGGTGGTGGCCCAGATACTGCTGCTGCATCACTATCCGGCAACGCAGCAGCTCCTCTCCATCATACATCATCA ATTGCCCAATGGCCACACACTACTGAACGAGGAAGGAGGCGGAGGAGGCAATCCAAATGATGTATTCACCCTATTAGATGCTGATAGCATGGGTTGTGGAGGCACAAGAGGGGGGGGAACTATGCCACCACCTGTGCCAGAGATAACAAGCGGTCTGGCTCAGCATCGGAGAACGTTGGAGGAACAGTTTAAGACCAGAGTTGCAAAAGACAGTATTGCTATAATTCTCGAACCTGGAGTGAAG GTTAAAGTTCGGCTTTCCTTTACACCGCCTGATGAAAAGATACATTCGACGGTATTACTGGTACGGAATAACCTGACAGTAATAGATGCCATGCTGGTGCAGGGTCGAGGAGGGAGAGGATTTTTAAAATTTGGCAATCGCAAGCCCGGATCAGCTATGCCTCTTGCCTTCAACATTGGGGCCAAACACTTAAAAGACTGTGATA ATGGCAGAAGCTCGAAATATTATCAACCCAACTTTACAGTGAAGCGTTCATTTATGGCGCGCAACACTGGGGAGCTTCCAGTACAGGTGTGGGGCTTCAACATCAATGATTTACCATGTGAAGGGTATGGGTTCAAGGTTCTTAACTGTGAGGGGTTTCAACTTGCCCCAAATGGAAGTCACAAAGTTGATATAGCATTCACTCCAGACTTCACGCTCTCCAAAATACAACAACGGCTAGTCATTCACACCAGTTTAGGGTTGATAGGAGGACTGGATGAAGGCATGGTTTGGGTTACTAAAGATGAACCAGGTAGAGTTGAATACTCTCTAGTTGCAACAGTACCCACACACCTGTTGGCAGAATGTGGAGCTGCAGTGCCAAGACCAACGTGGGAACCACTTCTTTATTATGCCATATTACccctaatggtggccatgttaatTGGGGCAGTTATTCTCTCCGCCCTAGAAGCTGACCATATTCTTAAGACGACAATAATAGCTATGACCACCTCTTTGCCTGCTAATGGGCACACACCAGGCTTTGACAAAAGTAAAGTGTTTGATCTAAGAACCCTTAGCCATGCAGATTCTAAAAACATGATGTCCGTTAAAAATGGCTTTGCCAATGGCCACACACACATGGAAAGCATTAAAAGTAATAGTCCACTTAATTCAAATATAAGCAGCAAGAAAATGTCAGTGGTGTCACCCCTTGGTGATATAATGACAAATGGTCGCAAGCCATGCTCAGGATCTAGTAGTAAAAAAGTAAGCAACAATCAGATCACAAATTCTAGTACAAAATCAAAGTATCTAAAACAGTCTGATTCTAAGTCATGTCAGTCTGTTGGAGATACTTTCTCTGGTATCTCTGATAATTCTGCCACAACAGTTCAAAGTAAAAGTAGTAAATGTAAAGGAAATAATTCCAAAGGAAATAATAGAAATGTCGAGTCTATGTCTTGGACAAGATTTTTTCAGAGAGCCGTGGGCAAGAAAGAAGAAAGCAACACAGAAACTAGTGATTCTTCAGTTGGCAAAAAATCTTCGAATGCTTCTAATAGAGAAGATTCTTCAATACAAAAGCAGTCTGTAGGAACAGAAACTGATTTACACATTGTTGAAACATATCCCAAGTTAAGACGGCGCATGAAGCAAAGCAATGAGGAAGAAACGTCTTCGACGACAACGGAAAGTTCGAATACAGACGACTTGTCCATTAGTGAACGG GACACTCCATCAAGCAAATCATCAGACATGACCTCATCGAGTGGGAAGGTGCCCAAAAGAAGGGCAGGTAAGACTAAAAGCTCAACTAGTAAAAGTCTTAATGGCCAAGGCTCACCCACATCTCCAAACCAAAATGAAGATAATTCTGGTTTTGAAATTAGCACCAAATATAAGGGGCTGAAGAGATGTAAAGATCCAGCTGGACGTAATTTTGGCTGCGATATTTTTCAACCCAATACTCTTGAGCTGCCATACACGCTCAAACCAATTCGCAATAGAGAATCTGATCGAGACAAAGACAATCAAAAATCAACTAGAACAAATGTTATTAGA AGTGCTGAATCCAGCGAGAGTGTGGGTAGTGGGAGGTCGTCTCCAACACCTAACTGGGAAGAAGCACGACAACCCTCAGAGGATAACTTGTCAGACTTGCAGACTTCAAACTTTGCAGCCACACATCTAAAACCTCCATCTCAACCACAGCCATTGGCACCTAGAGAATCCTCGTACTCGGCTATACTGTTAGGCACGGATAAACAG AAAGCTAAAGTAATGCCATTTGCCAAGGTTCCACCAGAGATCAAGAGAGTCGAAAAGCCTTTAGGGGTAATTGGCCAGAAAGTGAGCAATgctagtaacagcagcaacaacagcaataacTTGGGTACTTTACATGGGGTGTCCACTCCTGCAACAAGTGTGGCCTCCATGTCCTCTTCTCCGTTTTTCACCGTGTCCGAAAATAATTATTCTCACCGACTGAAGGAAGATCCTTATGCAAGAAATGTGTATAGTGGCTATGTGGATAATGGATGTGTGGCTGCTAGTCAAGCCGGTAACAGTATTCACTCGTGGGATCCTAAGACATTGAGTGCTCCAACCTTGAGACCACCACCTGGGTTAGCTCAGTCACAAGAGACTGCTCATCGACATGGCTCACTTTCAG GAGACGAGGAAAGACCACGTTACTGCCCTTCTCAAGTTGGAGGTTCACTCTGGCCTGATGGAAGTGGTTATCATCATGATGGAATAGTTCTCAACTCTGGCAACACATCGGCACCAAGCTTGTGGGACTCGCTGTCAAACATTTGGTCACCCCCATTCTCATCCTCAAGTCAAGGATCGTCTCCACAGTCTTCACCAGCATCACCGTGGGGAACAACTCTCACTCAGGCACCATCATCTGGAGTAAATGATGCTAGTGGGGCTGTATCAAAAGGTCTTGGCTTTGATCCCTTCTGTTCTGTGAGCAACATTTGGTCTGCACCTGCTAACCATCCTGGAGACTTGTGGCCACCACCTAGTTCCAAGAAGGATGCTTAG